The Streptomyces sp. NBC_00162 genome window below encodes:
- a CDS encoding cytochrome P450: MSEAISFEDHWARTHQFDPPAIFDSLREERPLARMVYPDEHVGWLTTSHELARKVLSDPRFSHNMETCHFPTTHWGELTPNSPEIPGMFIYMDPPNHTRYRRLLTGEFTGRRATQMTSGVEVMADEQIKVMRERGGTADLVADFAEPLALRVVCEVIGLPYDERDRYAHAPEIMHNPDSKPDEVMPAYAQALAYFLELIERKRKQPGDDLLSRLIVDGQLTDEELCNMVALLLFAGYGTTGPALAVSAFALLHHEDEMAALRADPSKLDGAVEELLRYITINQYEIFRTALEDVELNGEVVKKGDTVTVSLPAANRDPAKFGCPADLDIDRDTAGHMSFGYGVHQCLGQNVARVALRVGLSALLREFPGLRLAVEFDEVPLILKGSVFGLKSLPVSW, from the coding sequence ATGAGCGAGGCAATTTCCTTCGAGGACCATTGGGCGCGGACCCATCAGTTCGATCCTCCTGCGATATTCGATTCGCTGCGTGAAGAACGTCCGCTCGCGAGGATGGTCTACCCCGACGAGCACGTCGGCTGGCTCACCACCAGCCACGAGCTGGCGCGCAAGGTCCTCAGTGACCCGCGGTTCAGCCACAACATGGAAACCTGTCACTTCCCGACGACGCACTGGGGCGAATTGACGCCGAACTCCCCGGAGATCCCGGGGATGTTCATCTACATGGACCCGCCGAACCACACCCGGTACCGGCGTCTGCTGACGGGTGAGTTCACCGGCCGCCGGGCGACCCAGATGACATCGGGCGTCGAGGTCATGGCCGACGAGCAGATCAAGGTCATGCGCGAGCGCGGGGGGACCGCGGATCTGGTGGCGGACTTCGCGGAACCGCTGGCCCTGCGGGTGGTGTGCGAGGTGATCGGCCTGCCCTACGACGAACGTGACCGGTACGCGCACGCACCGGAGATCATGCACAACCCGGACTCGAAGCCGGACGAGGTCATGCCCGCTTACGCGCAGGCTCTCGCCTATTTCCTCGAGCTCATCGAAAGGAAGCGGAAGCAGCCCGGCGACGACCTCCTCAGCCGCCTGATCGTCGACGGTCAGTTGACCGACGAAGAGCTGTGCAACATGGTCGCTCTGCTGCTCTTCGCGGGCTACGGGACCACGGGGCCGGCGCTGGCCGTCAGCGCTTTCGCCCTGCTCCACCACGAGGACGAAATGGCGGCGCTCCGCGCGGACCCGTCCAAGCTCGACGGCGCGGTCGAGGAACTCCTCCGCTACATCACCATCAACCAGTACGAGATCTTCCGCACCGCGCTGGAAGACGTCGAGCTGAACGGTGAAGTGGTCAAGAAGGGCGACACCGTCACCGTGTCGCTGCCCGCGGCCAATCGCGACCCGGCCAAGTTCGGGTGCCCCGCGGATCTGGACATCGACCGCGACACCGCAGGTCACATGTCGTTCGGCTACGGCGTCCACCAGTGCCTGGGCCAGAACGTGGCGCGCGTGGCACTGCGGGTGGGCCTGTCGGCTCTCCTCCGGGAGTTCCCCGGCCTTCGGCTGGCCGTCGAGTTCGACGAGGTGCCGCTGATCCTCAAGGGCTCTGTATTCGGGCTGAAGAGCCTGCCCGTCTCCTGGTAA